The proteins below come from a single Mustela erminea isolate mMusErm1 chromosome 14, mMusErm1.Pri, whole genome shotgun sequence genomic window:
- the DNAJB12 gene encoding dnaJ homolog subfamily B member 12 isoform X2, whose protein sequence is MESNKDEAERCISIALKAIQSNQPDRALRFLEKAQRLYPTPRVRALIESLNQKPQSAGDHPQPTDTTHRKPGGADAPSANGEAGGGESTKGYTAEQVAAVKRVKQCKDYYEILGVSRGASDEDLKKAYRKLALKFHPDKNHAPGATEAFKAIGTAYAVLSNPEKRKQYDQFGDDKSQAARHGHGHGDFHRGFEADISPEDLFNMFFGGGFPSSNVHVYSNGRMRYTYQQRQDRRENQGDGGLGVFVQLMPILILILVSALSQLMVSSPPYSLSPRPSVGHVHRRVTDHLNVVYYVADTFSKEYTGSSLKTVERNVEDDYIANLRNNCWKEKQQKEGLLYRARYFGDTDMYHKAQRMSTPSCNRLSETMKSLENFW, encoded by the exons ATGGAATCCAACAAGGATGAAGCCGAGCGCTGTATTAGCATCGCCCTCAAGGCCATCCAGAGCAACCAGCCCGACCGGGCACTCCGCTTCCTGGAGAAGGCTCAGCGGCTGTACCCGACGCCGCGAGTTCGCG CCCTGATCGAGTCCCTCAACCAGAAACCGCAGTCTGCCGGTGACCATCCCCAGCCCACAGACACAACCCACAGGAAACCAGGTGGGGCCGATGCCCCCTCGGCCAACggagaagctggaggaggagagagcaccAAAGGCTACACAGCAGAGCAAGTAGCAGCAGTGAAAAG ggtCAAGCAGTGTAAAGATTACTATGAGATCCTGGGGGTGAGCAGAGGGGCCTCCGATGAGGACCTGAAGAAGGCCTACCGCAAGCTGGCCCTCAAGTTCCACCCAGACAAGAACCACGCACCGGGTGCCACTGAAGCTTTCAAAG CCATTGGCACAGCATATGCGGTACTTAGTAAcccagagaaaaggaagcagtatGACCAGTTCGGTGACGACAAGAGCCAGGCAGCCCGACACGGCCATGGGCACGGGGACTTCCACCGTGGCTTTGAGGCTGACATCTCCCCTGAGGACCTCTTCAACATGTTCTTTGGCGGTGGCTTCCCATCTA GTAATGTCCACGTCTACAGCAACGGCCGCATGCGCTATACCTACCAGCAAAGGCAGGACCGCAGGGAGAACCAGGGTGAC GGCGGGCTGGGGGTGTTTGTTCAACTGATGCCTATCCTCATCCTGATCCTCGTGTCAGCTCTCAGCCAGCTCATGGTCTCCAGCCCCCCATACAGCCTGAGCCCAAGGCC GTCGGTGGGCCACGTCCACAGGCGAGTCACTGACCACCTGAATGTCGTCTACTACGTGGCAGACACCTTCTCTAAGGAGTACACAGGCTCCAGCCTCAAAACAGTTGAACGGAACGTGGAAGACGATTATATCGCCAACCTCCGAAACAACTgctggaaggagaagcagcaga AGGAAGGCTTGCTATACCGGGCCCGCTACTTCGGTGACACAGATATGTACCACAAAGCACAGAGGATGAGCACGCCGAGCTGTAACCGACTGTCAGAG ACCATGAAATCCCTGGAGAATTTTTGGTGA
- the DNAJB12 gene encoding dnaJ homolog subfamily B member 12 isoform X1: protein MESNKDEAERCISIALKAIQSNQPDRALRFLEKAQRLYPTPRVRALIESLNQKPQSAGDHPQPTDTTHRKPGGADAPSANGEAGGGESTKGYTAEQVAAVKRVKQCKDYYEILGVSRGASDEDLKKAYRKLALKFHPDKNHAPGATEAFKAIGTAYAVLSNPEKRKQYDQFGDDKSQAARHGHGHGDFHRGFEADISPEDLFNMFFGGGFPSSNVHVYSNGRMRYTYQQRQDRRENQGDGGLGVFVQLMPILILILVSALSQLMVSSPPYSLSPRPSVGHVHRRVTDHLNVVYYVADTFSKEYTGSSLKTVERNVEDDYIANLRNNCWKEKQQKEGLLYRARYFGDTDMYHKAQRMSTPSCNRLSEVQASLHG, encoded by the exons ATGGAATCCAACAAGGATGAAGCCGAGCGCTGTATTAGCATCGCCCTCAAGGCCATCCAGAGCAACCAGCCCGACCGGGCACTCCGCTTCCTGGAGAAGGCTCAGCGGCTGTACCCGACGCCGCGAGTTCGCG CCCTGATCGAGTCCCTCAACCAGAAACCGCAGTCTGCCGGTGACCATCCCCAGCCCACAGACACAACCCACAGGAAACCAGGTGGGGCCGATGCCCCCTCGGCCAACggagaagctggaggaggagagagcaccAAAGGCTACACAGCAGAGCAAGTAGCAGCAGTGAAAAG ggtCAAGCAGTGTAAAGATTACTATGAGATCCTGGGGGTGAGCAGAGGGGCCTCCGATGAGGACCTGAAGAAGGCCTACCGCAAGCTGGCCCTCAAGTTCCACCCAGACAAGAACCACGCACCGGGTGCCACTGAAGCTTTCAAAG CCATTGGCACAGCATATGCGGTACTTAGTAAcccagagaaaaggaagcagtatGACCAGTTCGGTGACGACAAGAGCCAGGCAGCCCGACACGGCCATGGGCACGGGGACTTCCACCGTGGCTTTGAGGCTGACATCTCCCCTGAGGACCTCTTCAACATGTTCTTTGGCGGTGGCTTCCCATCTA GTAATGTCCACGTCTACAGCAACGGCCGCATGCGCTATACCTACCAGCAAAGGCAGGACCGCAGGGAGAACCAGGGTGAC GGCGGGCTGGGGGTGTTTGTTCAACTGATGCCTATCCTCATCCTGATCCTCGTGTCAGCTCTCAGCCAGCTCATGGTCTCCAGCCCCCCATACAGCCTGAGCCCAAGGCC GTCGGTGGGCCACGTCCACAGGCGAGTCACTGACCACCTGAATGTCGTCTACTACGTGGCAGACACCTTCTCTAAGGAGTACACAGGCTCCAGCCTCAAAACAGTTGAACGGAACGTGGAAGACGATTATATCGCCAACCTCCGAAACAACTgctggaaggagaagcagcaga AGGAAGGCTTGCTATACCGGGCCCGCTACTTCGGTGACACAGATATGTACCACAAAGCACAGAGGATGAGCACGCCGAGCTGTAACCGACTGTCAGAGGTGCAGGCCTCCCTGCATGGATAG